In Actinomyces marmotae, the DNA window TACTCCGACAGGTGCGTGTTACCCCGAGCGGTGCTGTTTGCGCCGACAGGTGCGGGTAGGACGCACCAGTGGGTGTGGATGGCGCCTCTCGGGGCGGATGGCGCCTCTCGGTGCGATCCTGCTTCCGCCGCCCTCAGCTCCGGCGCACGGCGACGAGCAACCCATCGCCCACGGGGAGCAGCGCCGTCAGGAGCCCGTCGGCGTCCCGCAGAGTCTTACCCAACTCTCGGGCGGCCACCGTCACGGCGTCGCGGCGCGCGGGGTCGGCCACATGGTCGCGCCACAGCGCGTGGGTGATAACGAGCGACCCCCCGGCGCGCAGCATCCGCAAAGCGTCCTGGAGGAGGTCGGCGGCGTCCTGCGGGTCGACGTCGAGCACCACCATGTCGTAAGAGCCCGCCGCCATACGGGGCATGACGTCGGAGGCCCGACCCTGGATAATGCGCGTGCGGTGGCCGGAGTACCCGGCGGCGTCGAAGGCCCGTCGTGCCTCCCGCTGGAACTCGGCCTCGACGTCGATGGTCGTCAGCACGCCGTCGGCGCCCATGCCGGCCATGATCCAAAGTCCGGAGACCCCCGTGCCCGTACCGATCTCCGCCACAGACTTCGCGCCCGCGGCCGCGGCGAGCGCGCGCAGGGCCGCGCCGGTGGCCGGGGAGACCGGCGCGGTGCCGAGCTCGATGCCGCGCAGGCGGGCCTGGGAGGTTGCCTCGTCCTCGAAGGGGAACTCCTCGGTGTAGGACCAGGTCAGAGTCTTGTCCGCGCTCACAGTGAGTCCCTTCCATTGCGGTGAAGCATGCGCTCGAGATCGCCGCGACATCCGCGCGGCAACCGCATTGTCCCAGGACCATGGGGAATTCCTTGCCCGACCCGCCGTCGCGCGGACTGTGGCGCGTGGCGCGTGGCGCGCCGGGCCACGGCGGGCCGGGCCACGGCGGGTCGGGCCGCGCCGGGTCGGGCCGCGGCTCGCCGGGCCGAGGCGCGCTGAGCCGGGAGCTGGCGCATGAGGGCATCGCGGCCCAGCGCTCTATACTCGCCTCGTGCTGGGATTCTCCTCATCTGAGTTCGTAGTCTTCCTGCTGGTGGCCGTCGTGGTCATCGGCCCCCAGAGGCTGCCCGAGTACACCCGCAAACTCACCCAGATGGTCCGCCAACTGCGCGTCTTTCTGGAGAGCACCAAGACCCAGATCGCCGAGGAGGTCGGCCCCGAGCTCGCCGACCTCGACCTGTCCAGCCTCG includes these proteins:
- a CDS encoding O-methyltransferase, with the protein product MSADKTLTWSYTEEFPFEDEATSQARLRGIELGTAPVSPATGAALRALAAAAGAKSVAEIGTGTGVSGLWIMAGMGADGVLTTIDVEAEFQREARRAFDAAGYSGHRTRIIQGRASDVMPRMAAGSYDMVVLDVDPQDAADLLQDALRMLRAGGSLVITHALWRDHVADPARRDAVTVAARELGKTLRDADGLLTALLPVGDGLLVAVRRS